The Gasterosteus aculeatus chromosome 8, fGasAcu3.hap1.1, whole genome shotgun sequence genome has a window encoding:
- the exoc1 gene encoding exocyst complex component 1 isoform X5 — translation MTAIKHALQRDIFTPNDERLLGIVNVCKAGKKKKNCFLCATVTTERPVQVKVVKVKKSDKGDFYKRQQTWELRDLMEVDAKDASKENPEFDLHFEKVYRWVASSAAEKNSFISCIWKLNQRYLRKKVEFVNVSSQLLEELPKAEESVPSGESQSVAGGDEDALDDYQELSAREEQDIEGMMEMCEYAVSNAEAFAEQLSRELQVLDGANIQSIMASEKQVNILMQLLDEALGEVDTIEGKLSSYEEMLQSVKEQMDQISQSNRLIQISNSNNVKLLDEIQFLVNYMDLSKGHIRALQEGDLTSPKGIEACINASEALSQCMNVALRPGHDKLAAVTQQQLLFAELRDTFARRLTNHLNNVFVHQGHDQSSTLSQHTEMSLPKHSPLHRDLLRYAKLMEWLKNTHREKYEGLSRTYVDYMSRLYEREVKDFFEVAKIKMAGTSKEAKGKFATLPRKESALKQETESLHGSSGKLTGSTSSLNKLTVQGANSRRSQSSSLLDMGNMSASDLDVADRTKFDKIFEQVLSELEPLCLAEQDFISKFFKLQQHPAVVPPLAQPEPEEVDGGTASRIPPQAEHRQSLSSEKDVVRVMMNKIFQSIETELNSLIALGDKIDSFNSLYMLVKMSHHVWTAENVDPASYLSTTLGNVLVTVKRNFDKCISAQIRQMEEVKISKKSKVGILLFVTGFEEFAELAETIFRNAERRGDLDKAYVKLIRAVFMNVEKVANESQKTPRDVVMMENFHHIFSTLSRLKISCLDAERREAKHKYTDHLQSYVINSLGQPLEKLNHFFEGVEARVAQGVREEEVSYQLAFNKQELRKVIKEYPGKEVKKGLDNLYKKVDKHLCEEESLLQVVWHSMQDEFIRQYKHFEDLIGRCYPGSGITMEFTIRDMLEYFSSIAQSH, via the exons ATGACAGCCATCAAGCACGCCCTCCAGAGGGACATCTTCACGCCCAACGACGAGCGCCTCCTCGGCATCGTCAATGTCTGCAAGgcgggaaagaaaaagaagaactgcTTCCTGTGTGCGACGG TCACCACGGAGAGGCCGGTCCAGGTGAAAGTGGTCAAGGTGAAGAAATCCGACAAAGGGGACTTCTACAAACGGCAGCAGACGTGGGAGCTCCGAGATCTGATGGAGGTAGACGCCAAAGATGCCAGCAAG GAAAACCCCGAATTCGACCTTCACTTTGAGAAGGTGTACCGCTGGGTGGCCAGCAGCGCGGCCGAGAAGAACTCCTTCATCTCCTGCATCTGGAAGCTGAACCAGCGGTACCTGAGGAAGAAGGTGGAGTTTGTGAATGTCAGTTCTCAGCTGCTGGAAG AACTTCCTAAAGCGGAAG AGTCCGTGCCGAGCGGCGAGAGTCAGAGCGTTGCCGGGGGCGACGAGGACGCCCTGGACGACTACCAGGAGCTGAGCGCCCGCGAGGAGCAGGACATCGAGGGCATGATGGAGATGTGCGAGTACGCCGTCTCCAACGCGGAGGCCTTCGCCGAGCAGCTCTCCAGAGAGCTGCAGGTCCTCGATGGG GCCAATATCCAGTCCATCATGGCGTCGGAGAAGCAGGTCAACATCCTGATGCAGCTGCTGGACGAGGCGCTGGGCGAGGTGGACACCATCGAGGGAAAGCTCAGCAGCTACGAGGAGATGCTGCAGAGCGTCAAGGAGCAGATGGACCAGATCTCCCAGAGCAACCGCCTCATCCAGATCAGCAACTCCAACAACGTCAAGCTGCTGGACGAGATCCAGTTCCTAGTG aaCTACATGGACCTGTCCAAGGGGCACATCCGAGCGCTGCAGGAGGGGGACCTGACCTCCCCCAAAGGCATCGAGGCCTGCATCAACGCTTCCGAGGCGCTCTCTCAGTGCATGAACGTGGCCCTGCGGCCCG GCCACGACAAGCTGGCGGCCGTgacgcagcagcagctcctgttCGCGGAGCTGAGGGACACCTTCGCCCGGCGCCTCACCAACCACCTCAACAACGTGTTTGTGCACCAG GGCCACGACCAGAGCTCCACGCTGTCCCAGCACACGGAGATGAGCCTGCCCAAACACAGCCCCCTCCACCGGGACCTGCTGCGCTACGCCAAGCTCATGGAGTGGCTGAAGAACACCCACCGGGAGAAGTACGAGGGCCTGTCCAGG ACCTACGTTGACTACATGAGCAGATTATACGAACGCGAGGTCAAAGACTTCTTCGAGGTGGCCAAGATAAAGATGGCGGGCACGAGCAAGGAGGCCAAGGGCAAGTTCG CCACGCTTCCGCGGAAAGAGAGTGCACTCAAACAGGAAACGGAGA GCCTCCACGGCAGCTCCGGTAAGCTGACGGGCTCGACCTCGAGCCTGAACAAGCTGACCGTGCAGGGCGCCAACAGCCGGCGCTCCCAGTCCTCCTCGCTGCTCGACATGGGCAACATGTCCGCCTCGGACCTGGACGTCGCCGACAGGACCAAGTTTGACAAG ATCTTCGAGCAGGTCCTCAGTGAGCTGGAGCCGCTGTGTCTCGCCGAGCAGGACTTCATCAGCAAGTTCttcaagctgcagcagcacccgGCGGTGGTGCCGCCGCTCGCTCAG CCTGAGCCGGAGGAAGTGGACGGAGGCACCGCGTCGAGGATCCCTCCCCAGGCCGAACACAGGCAGTCTCTCTCCTCCGA GAAGGACGTCGTGCGGGTGATGATGAACAAGATCTTTCAGAGCATCGAGACGGAGCTCAACAGCCTCATCGCTTTGGGCGACAAGATCGACAGCTTCAACTCTCTGTACATGCTGGTGAAGATGAGTCACCACGTGTGGACGGCCGAGAACGTCGACCCGGCCTCTTACCTCAGCACCACCCTGGGCAACGTGCTGGTCACCGTCAAGAGGAACTTTGACAAATGCATC tcgGCTCAGATCAGACAGATGGAGGAAGTGAAGATTTCTAAGAAAAGCAAAGTGGGAATCCTCCTTTTCGTCACCGGGTTCGAGGAGTTTGCAGAGCTGGCCGAGACCATCTTCCGTAACGCTGAGCGCCGAGGAGACCTGGACAAAGCTTACGTGAAACTCATCAGGGCCGTCTTCATGAATG TGGAGAAGGTCGCCAACGAAAGCCAGAAAACGCCGCGGGACGTTGTGATGATGGAGAACTTCCACCACATCTTCTCCACGCTGTCGCGCCTGAAGATCTCCTGCCTGGACGCAGAGCGGCGAGAGGCCAAGCACAAATACACCGACCACCTGCAGTCCTACGTGATCAACTCCCTGGGCCAGCCGCTCGAAAAGCTCAAT CATTTCTTCGAAGGAGTCGAGGCCCGCGTGGCTCAGGGCGTCcgcgaggaggaggtgagctaCCAGCTGGCCTTCAACAAGCAGGAGCTGCGTAAAGTCATCAAGGAGTATCCCGGCAAGGAGGTGAAAAAGGGACTCGACAACCTCTACAAGAAGGTTGACAAGCATCTGTGCGAAGAAGAAAGTCTGCTGCAG GTGGTGTGGCACTCTATGCAGGACGAGTTCATCCGTCAGTACAAGCACTTTGAGGACCTGATCGGCAGATGCTACCCTGGGTCTGGAATCACCATGGAGTTCACCATCAGGGACATGTTGGAGTACTTCTCCAGCATTGCTCAGTCCCACTGA
- the exoc1 gene encoding exocyst complex component 1 isoform X3, which produces MTAIKHALQRDIFTPNDERLLGIVNVCKAGKKKKNCFLCATVTTERPVQVKVVKVKKSDKGDFYKRQQTWELRDLMEVDAKDASKENPEFDLHFEKVYRWVASSAAEKNSFISCIWKLNQRYLRKKVEFVNVSSQLLEELPKAEESVPSGESQSVAGGDEDALDDYQELSAREEQDIEGMMEMCEYAVSNAEAFAEQLSRELQVLDGANIQSIMASEKQVNILMQLLDEALGEVDTIEGKLSSYEEMLQSVKEQMDQISQSNRLIQISNSNNVKLLDEIQFLVNYMDLSKGHIRALQEGDLTSPKGIEACINASEALSQCMNVALRPGHDKLAAVTQQQLLFAELRDTFARRLTNHLNNVFVHQFNHFSHFKMTLPQFYRSSCLSLPGHDQSSTLSQHTEMSLPKHSPLHRDLLRYAKLMEWLKNTHREKYEGLSRTYVDYMSRLYEREVKDFFEVAKIKMAGTSKEAKGKFGLHGSSGKLTGSTSSLNKLTVQGANSRRSQSSSLLDMGNMSASDLDVADRTKFDKIFEQVLSELEPLCLAEQDFISKFFKLQQHPAVVPPLAQPEPEEVDGGTASRIPPQAEHRQSLSSEKDVVRVMMNKIFQSIETELNSLIALGDKIDSFNSLYMLVKMSHHVWTAENVDPASYLSTTLGNVLVTVKRNFDKCISAQIRQMEEVKISKKSKVGILLFVTGFEEFAELAETIFRNAERRGDLDKAYVKLIRAVFMNVEKVANESQKTPRDVVMMENFHHIFSTLSRLKISCLDAERREAKHKYTDHLQSYVINSLGQPLEKLNHFFEGVEARVAQGVREEEVSYQLAFNKQELRKVIKEYPGKEVKKGLDNLYKKVDKHLCEEESLLQVVWHSMQDEFIRQYKHFEDLIGRCYPGSGITMEFTIRDMLEYFSSIAQSH; this is translated from the exons ATGACAGCCATCAAGCACGCCCTCCAGAGGGACATCTTCACGCCCAACGACGAGCGCCTCCTCGGCATCGTCAATGTCTGCAAGgcgggaaagaaaaagaagaactgcTTCCTGTGTGCGACGG TCACCACGGAGAGGCCGGTCCAGGTGAAAGTGGTCAAGGTGAAGAAATCCGACAAAGGGGACTTCTACAAACGGCAGCAGACGTGGGAGCTCCGAGATCTGATGGAGGTAGACGCCAAAGATGCCAGCAAG GAAAACCCCGAATTCGACCTTCACTTTGAGAAGGTGTACCGCTGGGTGGCCAGCAGCGCGGCCGAGAAGAACTCCTTCATCTCCTGCATCTGGAAGCTGAACCAGCGGTACCTGAGGAAGAAGGTGGAGTTTGTGAATGTCAGTTCTCAGCTGCTGGAAG AACTTCCTAAAGCGGAAG AGTCCGTGCCGAGCGGCGAGAGTCAGAGCGTTGCCGGGGGCGACGAGGACGCCCTGGACGACTACCAGGAGCTGAGCGCCCGCGAGGAGCAGGACATCGAGGGCATGATGGAGATGTGCGAGTACGCCGTCTCCAACGCGGAGGCCTTCGCCGAGCAGCTCTCCAGAGAGCTGCAGGTCCTCGATGGG GCCAATATCCAGTCCATCATGGCGTCGGAGAAGCAGGTCAACATCCTGATGCAGCTGCTGGACGAGGCGCTGGGCGAGGTGGACACCATCGAGGGAAAGCTCAGCAGCTACGAGGAGATGCTGCAGAGCGTCAAGGAGCAGATGGACCAGATCTCCCAGAGCAACCGCCTCATCCAGATCAGCAACTCCAACAACGTCAAGCTGCTGGACGAGATCCAGTTCCTAGTG aaCTACATGGACCTGTCCAAGGGGCACATCCGAGCGCTGCAGGAGGGGGACCTGACCTCCCCCAAAGGCATCGAGGCCTGCATCAACGCTTCCGAGGCGCTCTCTCAGTGCATGAACGTGGCCCTGCGGCCCG GCCACGACAAGCTGGCGGCCGTgacgcagcagcagctcctgttCGCGGAGCTGAGGGACACCTTCGCCCGGCGCCTCACCAACCACCTCAACAACGTGTTTGTGCACCAG TTCAACCACTTCAGTCACTTCAAAATGACCCTCCCTCAGTTCTATAGGTCCTCCTGTCTGTCGCTTCCA GGCCACGACCAGAGCTCCACGCTGTCCCAGCACACGGAGATGAGCCTGCCCAAACACAGCCCCCTCCACCGGGACCTGCTGCGCTACGCCAAGCTCATGGAGTGGCTGAAGAACACCCACCGGGAGAAGTACGAGGGCCTGTCCAGG ACCTACGTTGACTACATGAGCAGATTATACGAACGCGAGGTCAAAGACTTCTTCGAGGTGGCCAAGATAAAGATGGCGGGCACGAGCAAGGAGGCCAAGGGCAAGTTCG GCCTCCACGGCAGCTCCGGTAAGCTGACGGGCTCGACCTCGAGCCTGAACAAGCTGACCGTGCAGGGCGCCAACAGCCGGCGCTCCCAGTCCTCCTCGCTGCTCGACATGGGCAACATGTCCGCCTCGGACCTGGACGTCGCCGACAGGACCAAGTTTGACAAG ATCTTCGAGCAGGTCCTCAGTGAGCTGGAGCCGCTGTGTCTCGCCGAGCAGGACTTCATCAGCAAGTTCttcaagctgcagcagcacccgGCGGTGGTGCCGCCGCTCGCTCAG CCTGAGCCGGAGGAAGTGGACGGAGGCACCGCGTCGAGGATCCCTCCCCAGGCCGAACACAGGCAGTCTCTCTCCTCCGA GAAGGACGTCGTGCGGGTGATGATGAACAAGATCTTTCAGAGCATCGAGACGGAGCTCAACAGCCTCATCGCTTTGGGCGACAAGATCGACAGCTTCAACTCTCTGTACATGCTGGTGAAGATGAGTCACCACGTGTGGACGGCCGAGAACGTCGACCCGGCCTCTTACCTCAGCACCACCCTGGGCAACGTGCTGGTCACCGTCAAGAGGAACTTTGACAAATGCATC tcgGCTCAGATCAGACAGATGGAGGAAGTGAAGATTTCTAAGAAAAGCAAAGTGGGAATCCTCCTTTTCGTCACCGGGTTCGAGGAGTTTGCAGAGCTGGCCGAGACCATCTTCCGTAACGCTGAGCGCCGAGGAGACCTGGACAAAGCTTACGTGAAACTCATCAGGGCCGTCTTCATGAATG TGGAGAAGGTCGCCAACGAAAGCCAGAAAACGCCGCGGGACGTTGTGATGATGGAGAACTTCCACCACATCTTCTCCACGCTGTCGCGCCTGAAGATCTCCTGCCTGGACGCAGAGCGGCGAGAGGCCAAGCACAAATACACCGACCACCTGCAGTCCTACGTGATCAACTCCCTGGGCCAGCCGCTCGAAAAGCTCAAT CATTTCTTCGAAGGAGTCGAGGCCCGCGTGGCTCAGGGCGTCcgcgaggaggaggtgagctaCCAGCTGGCCTTCAACAAGCAGGAGCTGCGTAAAGTCATCAAGGAGTATCCCGGCAAGGAGGTGAAAAAGGGACTCGACAACCTCTACAAGAAGGTTGACAAGCATCTGTGCGAAGAAGAAAGTCTGCTGCAG GTGGTGTGGCACTCTATGCAGGACGAGTTCATCCGTCAGTACAAGCACTTTGAGGACCTGATCGGCAGATGCTACCCTGGGTCTGGAATCACCATGGAGTTCACCATCAGGGACATGTTGGAGTACTTCTCCAGCATTGCTCAGTCCCACTGA
- the exoc1 gene encoding exocyst complex component 1 isoform X2, producing the protein MTAIKHALQRDIFTPNDERLLGIVNVCKAGKKKKNCFLCATVTTERPVQVKVVKVKKSDKGDFYKRQQTWELRDLMEVDAKDASKENPEFDLHFEKVYRWVASSAAEKNSFISCIWKLNQRYLRKKVEFVNVSSQLLEESVPSGESQSVAGGDEDALDDYQELSAREEQDIEGMMEMCEYAVSNAEAFAEQLSRELQVLDGANIQSIMASEKQVNILMQLLDEALGEVDTIEGKLSSYEEMLQSVKEQMDQISQSNRLIQISNSNNVKLLDEIQFLVNYMDLSKGHIRALQEGDLTSPKGIEACINASEALSQCMNVALRPGHDKLAAVTQQQLLFAELRDTFARRLTNHLNNVFVHQFNHFSHFKMTLPQFYRSSCLSLPGHDQSSTLSQHTEMSLPKHSPLHRDLLRYAKLMEWLKNTHREKYEGLSRTYVDYMSRLYEREVKDFFEVAKIKMAGTSKEAKGKFATLPRKESALKQETESLHGSSGKLTGSTSSLNKLTVQGANSRRSQSSSLLDMGNMSASDLDVADRTKFDKIFEQVLSELEPLCLAEQDFISKFFKLQQHPAVVPPLAQPEPEEVDGGTASRIPPQAEHRQSLSSEKDVVRVMMNKIFQSIETELNSLIALGDKIDSFNSLYMLVKMSHHVWTAENVDPASYLSTTLGNVLVTVKRNFDKCISAQIRQMEEVKISKKSKVGILLFVTGFEEFAELAETIFRNAERRGDLDKAYVKLIRAVFMNVEKVANESQKTPRDVVMMENFHHIFSTLSRLKISCLDAERREAKHKYTDHLQSYVINSLGQPLEKLNHFFEGVEARVAQGVREEEVSYQLAFNKQELRKVIKEYPGKEVKKGLDNLYKKVDKHLCEEESLLQVVWHSMQDEFIRQYKHFEDLIGRCYPGSGITMEFTIRDMLEYFSSIAQSH; encoded by the exons ATGACAGCCATCAAGCACGCCCTCCAGAGGGACATCTTCACGCCCAACGACGAGCGCCTCCTCGGCATCGTCAATGTCTGCAAGgcgggaaagaaaaagaagaactgcTTCCTGTGTGCGACGG TCACCACGGAGAGGCCGGTCCAGGTGAAAGTGGTCAAGGTGAAGAAATCCGACAAAGGGGACTTCTACAAACGGCAGCAGACGTGGGAGCTCCGAGATCTGATGGAGGTAGACGCCAAAGATGCCAGCAAG GAAAACCCCGAATTCGACCTTCACTTTGAGAAGGTGTACCGCTGGGTGGCCAGCAGCGCGGCCGAGAAGAACTCCTTCATCTCCTGCATCTGGAAGCTGAACCAGCGGTACCTGAGGAAGAAGGTGGAGTTTGTGAATGTCAGTTCTCAGCTGCTGGAAG AGTCCGTGCCGAGCGGCGAGAGTCAGAGCGTTGCCGGGGGCGACGAGGACGCCCTGGACGACTACCAGGAGCTGAGCGCCCGCGAGGAGCAGGACATCGAGGGCATGATGGAGATGTGCGAGTACGCCGTCTCCAACGCGGAGGCCTTCGCCGAGCAGCTCTCCAGAGAGCTGCAGGTCCTCGATGGG GCCAATATCCAGTCCATCATGGCGTCGGAGAAGCAGGTCAACATCCTGATGCAGCTGCTGGACGAGGCGCTGGGCGAGGTGGACACCATCGAGGGAAAGCTCAGCAGCTACGAGGAGATGCTGCAGAGCGTCAAGGAGCAGATGGACCAGATCTCCCAGAGCAACCGCCTCATCCAGATCAGCAACTCCAACAACGTCAAGCTGCTGGACGAGATCCAGTTCCTAGTG aaCTACATGGACCTGTCCAAGGGGCACATCCGAGCGCTGCAGGAGGGGGACCTGACCTCCCCCAAAGGCATCGAGGCCTGCATCAACGCTTCCGAGGCGCTCTCTCAGTGCATGAACGTGGCCCTGCGGCCCG GCCACGACAAGCTGGCGGCCGTgacgcagcagcagctcctgttCGCGGAGCTGAGGGACACCTTCGCCCGGCGCCTCACCAACCACCTCAACAACGTGTTTGTGCACCAG TTCAACCACTTCAGTCACTTCAAAATGACCCTCCCTCAGTTCTATAGGTCCTCCTGTCTGTCGCTTCCA GGCCACGACCAGAGCTCCACGCTGTCCCAGCACACGGAGATGAGCCTGCCCAAACACAGCCCCCTCCACCGGGACCTGCTGCGCTACGCCAAGCTCATGGAGTGGCTGAAGAACACCCACCGGGAGAAGTACGAGGGCCTGTCCAGG ACCTACGTTGACTACATGAGCAGATTATACGAACGCGAGGTCAAAGACTTCTTCGAGGTGGCCAAGATAAAGATGGCGGGCACGAGCAAGGAGGCCAAGGGCAAGTTCG CCACGCTTCCGCGGAAAGAGAGTGCACTCAAACAGGAAACGGAGA GCCTCCACGGCAGCTCCGGTAAGCTGACGGGCTCGACCTCGAGCCTGAACAAGCTGACCGTGCAGGGCGCCAACAGCCGGCGCTCCCAGTCCTCCTCGCTGCTCGACATGGGCAACATGTCCGCCTCGGACCTGGACGTCGCCGACAGGACCAAGTTTGACAAG ATCTTCGAGCAGGTCCTCAGTGAGCTGGAGCCGCTGTGTCTCGCCGAGCAGGACTTCATCAGCAAGTTCttcaagctgcagcagcacccgGCGGTGGTGCCGCCGCTCGCTCAG CCTGAGCCGGAGGAAGTGGACGGAGGCACCGCGTCGAGGATCCCTCCCCAGGCCGAACACAGGCAGTCTCTCTCCTCCGA GAAGGACGTCGTGCGGGTGATGATGAACAAGATCTTTCAGAGCATCGAGACGGAGCTCAACAGCCTCATCGCTTTGGGCGACAAGATCGACAGCTTCAACTCTCTGTACATGCTGGTGAAGATGAGTCACCACGTGTGGACGGCCGAGAACGTCGACCCGGCCTCTTACCTCAGCACCACCCTGGGCAACGTGCTGGTCACCGTCAAGAGGAACTTTGACAAATGCATC tcgGCTCAGATCAGACAGATGGAGGAAGTGAAGATTTCTAAGAAAAGCAAAGTGGGAATCCTCCTTTTCGTCACCGGGTTCGAGGAGTTTGCAGAGCTGGCCGAGACCATCTTCCGTAACGCTGAGCGCCGAGGAGACCTGGACAAAGCTTACGTGAAACTCATCAGGGCCGTCTTCATGAATG TGGAGAAGGTCGCCAACGAAAGCCAGAAAACGCCGCGGGACGTTGTGATGATGGAGAACTTCCACCACATCTTCTCCACGCTGTCGCGCCTGAAGATCTCCTGCCTGGACGCAGAGCGGCGAGAGGCCAAGCACAAATACACCGACCACCTGCAGTCCTACGTGATCAACTCCCTGGGCCAGCCGCTCGAAAAGCTCAAT CATTTCTTCGAAGGAGTCGAGGCCCGCGTGGCTCAGGGCGTCcgcgaggaggaggtgagctaCCAGCTGGCCTTCAACAAGCAGGAGCTGCGTAAAGTCATCAAGGAGTATCCCGGCAAGGAGGTGAAAAAGGGACTCGACAACCTCTACAAGAAGGTTGACAAGCATCTGTGCGAAGAAGAAAGTCTGCTGCAG GTGGTGTGGCACTCTATGCAGGACGAGTTCATCCGTCAGTACAAGCACTTTGAGGACCTGATCGGCAGATGCTACCCTGGGTCTGGAATCACCATGGAGTTCACCATCAGGGACATGTTGGAGTACTTCTCCAGCATTGCTCAGTCCCACTGA
- the exoc1 gene encoding exocyst complex component 1 isoform X1 gives MTAIKHALQRDIFTPNDERLLGIVNVCKAGKKKKNCFLCATVTTERPVQVKVVKVKKSDKGDFYKRQQTWELRDLMEVDAKDASKENPEFDLHFEKVYRWVASSAAEKNSFISCIWKLNQRYLRKKVEFVNVSSQLLEELPKAEESVPSGESQSVAGGDEDALDDYQELSAREEQDIEGMMEMCEYAVSNAEAFAEQLSRELQVLDGANIQSIMASEKQVNILMQLLDEALGEVDTIEGKLSSYEEMLQSVKEQMDQISQSNRLIQISNSNNVKLLDEIQFLVNYMDLSKGHIRALQEGDLTSPKGIEACINASEALSQCMNVALRPGHDKLAAVTQQQLLFAELRDTFARRLTNHLNNVFVHQFNHFSHFKMTLPQFYRSSCLSLPGHDQSSTLSQHTEMSLPKHSPLHRDLLRYAKLMEWLKNTHREKYEGLSRTYVDYMSRLYEREVKDFFEVAKIKMAGTSKEAKGKFATLPRKESALKQETESLHGSSGKLTGSTSSLNKLTVQGANSRRSQSSSLLDMGNMSASDLDVADRTKFDKIFEQVLSELEPLCLAEQDFISKFFKLQQHPAVVPPLAQPEPEEVDGGTASRIPPQAEHRQSLSSEKDVVRVMMNKIFQSIETELNSLIALGDKIDSFNSLYMLVKMSHHVWTAENVDPASYLSTTLGNVLVTVKRNFDKCISAQIRQMEEVKISKKSKVGILLFVTGFEEFAELAETIFRNAERRGDLDKAYVKLIRAVFMNVEKVANESQKTPRDVVMMENFHHIFSTLSRLKISCLDAERREAKHKYTDHLQSYVINSLGQPLEKLNHFFEGVEARVAQGVREEEVSYQLAFNKQELRKVIKEYPGKEVKKGLDNLYKKVDKHLCEEESLLQVVWHSMQDEFIRQYKHFEDLIGRCYPGSGITMEFTIRDMLEYFSSIAQSH, from the exons ATGACAGCCATCAAGCACGCCCTCCAGAGGGACATCTTCACGCCCAACGACGAGCGCCTCCTCGGCATCGTCAATGTCTGCAAGgcgggaaagaaaaagaagaactgcTTCCTGTGTGCGACGG TCACCACGGAGAGGCCGGTCCAGGTGAAAGTGGTCAAGGTGAAGAAATCCGACAAAGGGGACTTCTACAAACGGCAGCAGACGTGGGAGCTCCGAGATCTGATGGAGGTAGACGCCAAAGATGCCAGCAAG GAAAACCCCGAATTCGACCTTCACTTTGAGAAGGTGTACCGCTGGGTGGCCAGCAGCGCGGCCGAGAAGAACTCCTTCATCTCCTGCATCTGGAAGCTGAACCAGCGGTACCTGAGGAAGAAGGTGGAGTTTGTGAATGTCAGTTCTCAGCTGCTGGAAG AACTTCCTAAAGCGGAAG AGTCCGTGCCGAGCGGCGAGAGTCAGAGCGTTGCCGGGGGCGACGAGGACGCCCTGGACGACTACCAGGAGCTGAGCGCCCGCGAGGAGCAGGACATCGAGGGCATGATGGAGATGTGCGAGTACGCCGTCTCCAACGCGGAGGCCTTCGCCGAGCAGCTCTCCAGAGAGCTGCAGGTCCTCGATGGG GCCAATATCCAGTCCATCATGGCGTCGGAGAAGCAGGTCAACATCCTGATGCAGCTGCTGGACGAGGCGCTGGGCGAGGTGGACACCATCGAGGGAAAGCTCAGCAGCTACGAGGAGATGCTGCAGAGCGTCAAGGAGCAGATGGACCAGATCTCCCAGAGCAACCGCCTCATCCAGATCAGCAACTCCAACAACGTCAAGCTGCTGGACGAGATCCAGTTCCTAGTG aaCTACATGGACCTGTCCAAGGGGCACATCCGAGCGCTGCAGGAGGGGGACCTGACCTCCCCCAAAGGCATCGAGGCCTGCATCAACGCTTCCGAGGCGCTCTCTCAGTGCATGAACGTGGCCCTGCGGCCCG GCCACGACAAGCTGGCGGCCGTgacgcagcagcagctcctgttCGCGGAGCTGAGGGACACCTTCGCCCGGCGCCTCACCAACCACCTCAACAACGTGTTTGTGCACCAG TTCAACCACTTCAGTCACTTCAAAATGACCCTCCCTCAGTTCTATAGGTCCTCCTGTCTGTCGCTTCCA GGCCACGACCAGAGCTCCACGCTGTCCCAGCACACGGAGATGAGCCTGCCCAAACACAGCCCCCTCCACCGGGACCTGCTGCGCTACGCCAAGCTCATGGAGTGGCTGAAGAACACCCACCGGGAGAAGTACGAGGGCCTGTCCAGG ACCTACGTTGACTACATGAGCAGATTATACGAACGCGAGGTCAAAGACTTCTTCGAGGTGGCCAAGATAAAGATGGCGGGCACGAGCAAGGAGGCCAAGGGCAAGTTCG CCACGCTTCCGCGGAAAGAGAGTGCACTCAAACAGGAAACGGAGA GCCTCCACGGCAGCTCCGGTAAGCTGACGGGCTCGACCTCGAGCCTGAACAAGCTGACCGTGCAGGGCGCCAACAGCCGGCGCTCCCAGTCCTCCTCGCTGCTCGACATGGGCAACATGTCCGCCTCGGACCTGGACGTCGCCGACAGGACCAAGTTTGACAAG ATCTTCGAGCAGGTCCTCAGTGAGCTGGAGCCGCTGTGTCTCGCCGAGCAGGACTTCATCAGCAAGTTCttcaagctgcagcagcacccgGCGGTGGTGCCGCCGCTCGCTCAG CCTGAGCCGGAGGAAGTGGACGGAGGCACCGCGTCGAGGATCCCTCCCCAGGCCGAACACAGGCAGTCTCTCTCCTCCGA GAAGGACGTCGTGCGGGTGATGATGAACAAGATCTTTCAGAGCATCGAGACGGAGCTCAACAGCCTCATCGCTTTGGGCGACAAGATCGACAGCTTCAACTCTCTGTACATGCTGGTGAAGATGAGTCACCACGTGTGGACGGCCGAGAACGTCGACCCGGCCTCTTACCTCAGCACCACCCTGGGCAACGTGCTGGTCACCGTCAAGAGGAACTTTGACAAATGCATC tcgGCTCAGATCAGACAGATGGAGGAAGTGAAGATTTCTAAGAAAAGCAAAGTGGGAATCCTCCTTTTCGTCACCGGGTTCGAGGAGTTTGCAGAGCTGGCCGAGACCATCTTCCGTAACGCTGAGCGCCGAGGAGACCTGGACAAAGCTTACGTGAAACTCATCAGGGCCGTCTTCATGAATG TGGAGAAGGTCGCCAACGAAAGCCAGAAAACGCCGCGGGACGTTGTGATGATGGAGAACTTCCACCACATCTTCTCCACGCTGTCGCGCCTGAAGATCTCCTGCCTGGACGCAGAGCGGCGAGAGGCCAAGCACAAATACACCGACCACCTGCAGTCCTACGTGATCAACTCCCTGGGCCAGCCGCTCGAAAAGCTCAAT CATTTCTTCGAAGGAGTCGAGGCCCGCGTGGCTCAGGGCGTCcgcgaggaggaggtgagctaCCAGCTGGCCTTCAACAAGCAGGAGCTGCGTAAAGTCATCAAGGAGTATCCCGGCAAGGAGGTGAAAAAGGGACTCGACAACCTCTACAAGAAGGTTGACAAGCATCTGTGCGAAGAAGAAAGTCTGCTGCAG GTGGTGTGGCACTCTATGCAGGACGAGTTCATCCGTCAGTACAAGCACTTTGAGGACCTGATCGGCAGATGCTACCCTGGGTCTGGAATCACCATGGAGTTCACCATCAGGGACATGTTGGAGTACTTCTCCAGCATTGCTCAGTCCCACTGA